The genomic region actaatcatttaaactaacaaagctataaataaaacaacaaaatcatttaactacaagtctagaacaacaaagaaataaaaaaagattaaatCCTTACACGtctatattttctcctaatcatcatcacataaaacaaaataaataaaccatactagttctatatTGGAACTCTAACGTAATATAGGTCGGTCCAACTGGAATTTTGGTTTTTCCGGTAAAAAAAACCAACAGGTCGTGAGCAGTGGCGTCAAGTCGCTGGGAGTTTTTTTGGAGGCGAGATTTGGAAATGGAATGGGTGGATGGGTTTgagttattttatttagttcaatttctttaggttgggtttgggcttgtgttaataaaaattgattgaagattgggctttgattggattaaataattgtcctatatattaaaaacataactaaataaacagtaaacaaatatagTAATAAAAATTGAATTTAATGGATAGTAAAATCATCAATGAATGAGCTGGTATCGGGTACCTGTATCGGTATCGAATTTATTAAAccgggtgtattttcggtaccggttcgacACCGGTATTCATCTGTTTTTACCCTCAAATGCCAATGTCGTACCAGTACCGGTACCGAtccgtaccgtaccaggtatattcggtaccggtacccacttttggggatttcggtaacggtattttccgtATCGGTTCGTACCTAGCTCATCAAATCccgtagcaacgtagcaatgcaagtaattgcaccgtttatattactttttcatacacacagtaaatAAATTGTATTTCGTTTGTtgtcctatatattaaaaacataactaaataaacagtaaacaaatatagTAATAAAAATTGAATTTAATGGATAGTAAAATCATCAATGAATGAGCTGGTATCGGGTACCTGTATCGGTATCGAATTTATTAAAccgggtgtattttcggtaccggttcgacACCGGTATTCATCTGTTTTTACCCTCAAATGCCGATGTCGTACCAGTACCGGTACCGAtccgtaccgtaccaggtatattcggtaccggtacccacttttggggatttcggtaacggtattttccgtATCGGTTCGTACCTAGCTCATCAAATcccgtagcaatgcaagtaattgcaccgtttatattactttttcatacacacagtaaataaactgtatttcgtttgaatgggGTTTTGTATAGataacttattttgctttattttttgtctttctgtaatgaatgaattgtagcatgtaaaaaaattacgattttctcttcggttcaaaattacgctttcaccctcaattcaaaattacgttttccccagttcaaaataaaaatatggttttccctagctaaaaattacgattttacctccgctaaaaattacgatcttgtcatcgttttagttttccTTTCTAACAAAATTATAGTAGTGCTTTTtaaattggttgagaattattcggctatCGCCCGGCAGCGCGGGGCGGGCATCAACTAGTTAAGTGAATAAGCggttaataattttttttctaagtggggcggttgaaaaatttcaaggggtgcgggtgaaaaattccaaggggtgcggtcagAATTTCCAgcgaaaaataacactaaaaaatattttttcatggGGTGCGCCCTCCCACCCTTGGCTTAGGGTGGGTACGCCCGTGAGCCTGCCTAAAGGTGGCAACACATTTACTCGTGCATTGATTAGTTTTGATAAATCTTAATCTCTAACAAGTAAGCGTAAGTGCGTAACCgtaaaattttcaaaaacttttaaaaaacaaatataagAGAAAGAAAATGATAAGGAAAAATTATTATTACAAAATTAACGAGTCAAATATTTAAAAGAAAGTATATGACAGTGCATCTCTAACTTTAAGTAAGCAATGGTCTAATAATCTCATCTTAGTTATTATAAATGATAATCAACAATTTTAAAACATGTACTACTAATAGATTATTCTAAAATAAAACATCTtaacctaaaaaaaaaaagaagtctCAAGTTGTTGCAACCATCAATGGTGATCTCATGACTCATGTATTCTTCCATATTCCTATGCCTATGAAGTGATAATGAAAACTTATACACACGATTTTTGTCGCCACTAAAGCTGAAATTTCTTGTAGTGTATGACCAGAATTTCGATTCACCATGAACCAATAACAACTGCTTGTTTGCGAAAGAGATTTGGGCTATCGTGGTGGAGCGAGTGCGACTTCTACTTGGTTAATTCAGTTCAAGGGGCGTTCAACATGGTAGCGGGGCTGGATGGTTCTAAAGAAGTGATTAAATTTCGTTCGCGGTGATGTATTCTGTGTTCTGGTTTATTTGGAAGGCCCGAATTAAACGACTTGGTTTTCAAGAAGCTTAGTCCTTTGATCGACAATACAGTTGAGACACTATTCCAGTTGGTGCTGGTTCGTTTTGTTAATGAGCTTTGTTGCTTGCCCAAAATATCAACCAATAACAGTCTTACACATTAAATTTCattaagagtgaatttcaaggattgtcctttatcattatactcattttcaggcgctgtcctttatgtttaaaattgacgagttttgtcctttatgttttcatatcatacacgttttgtcctttaggcctaacccagttagttttttcagttaaatttggtcatgtgctttgcacatgagggcatttttgtcaattcaaatgtTGCATAAGCTTTGACCTGTAAATCTGCCGTTagacttacctttgaattgacaaaaatgccctcatgtgcaaagcatatgacaaaatttaactgaaaaaactaactgggttaggcctaaaggacaaaacgtgtatgatatgaaaacataaaggacaaaactcgtcaattttgaacataaaggacagcgcctgaaattggtataaagataaaggacaatacttgaaattcactctttcaTTAATATTATTCCTTCCAAAAGTCTTACCATAAGATGTAAATTAAAATCACCACAAACACTCTCTTGAATTACATATTTGTGTTTACCTCTCATGCTTCTTTTCAGTTATTAGTTATTACATACCCAATCACccataacaaaaacaaaaaacaaaaacaaacaagatCCTTAATGGTGAATTACCTATCTACCCTTTTTCCCCATTCCACCCTTTCTTTGGGGCTTGGTATGTTCAAGATTTTGAGTTGTTCTCAGGGGCAAAATTGGAATACTTTGTTCATGCTTGAAAAAGTTATCAGGATCAAACTCAGTCTTGATCTGCACCAACCTATTGAAGTTGTCTTTAAAGTAACTTGTTCCCCATGAACATGCAGTTACAACACTTGTGTTATCACCATTTCTATCATTCATTCCAATATCAAGATCTCTATAGTTCACATAAGCCTGTCTTGGAAACACTGTAACATATCCACTCATGTAGTCATAAAGGTTCCTCATCCAGTCAACATGTTGGTCCATTGCTTCTTTCTCAGGGCTCATCCAGCTGCTCACATACTGAATCTTGAAAATTATACCATTTCTATGCGGAAATGGAATTGATGATTCTGCTATTCTAGCCATCATTCCTCCATATGGGTTCCAGATCATCATTGGGTATTCTTCTTGCAAGAATCTTTGCCAGATTCCTTCTAGTCCAGATTCTGGAATAGGGGTTGTCGATGAACATGACGGATTCCAACCAACTCATTTCGAAGCAATCTTCCTTTGTTAATCCTAGTTCAGGGAAGTTTTCTTTCATGATTTGTTGAAGTGTGTTTACATCACCAAGAAAGAGTGCATTGTATGTTGTGCTTATGGTTCTTTGAGTTGTGTTTGGTATGTTGTAATTTTGGATCAATACCCTGATGAAAAGGTTTTCATCAAGTTTGTCGGCAACCTGTTGCCACTTGTAAAGAATCTTGGTGGCTCCTTGTTCCAATGTCCTTGGGACATTGAAAACCGTGACGGTTTCAGGGACAGGTACGAGTTTAAGTTTCCAAGAAACTATGACTCCAAAACTGCCCCCGCCACCTCCACGGATGGCCCAAAATACATCTTCACCCATAGCTTTCCGGTCCAATATCCGACCATTTGCATCAACAATTTTAGCGTCGAGTGCATTGTCGGCTCCAAGCCCGTATTTCCTCATCATGGAACCATACGCACCACCCGTGATGTGTCCGCCAACGCCTAAGCTCGTACATATCCCAGTCGGAATCCCATAAGTCTTACTTTTTTCGGCAACTCGATAGTAGAGCTCACCAATGGTTGCACCGGCTTCAACCCAAACCGAACCATCTTCGATATCAACATTGATGCCACGTAGTTTGGCTAAGTCGATAACTATATATGGAGGGTCCATAAGGGATGTATAGGATATCCCTTCATAATCATGTCCACCACTTCTAACCCGGAGTTGAATCCCAAGCCTCTTTGCGCAAATAACCGCGGCTTGGATGTGCGTTTCGCGTAATGGGGTGAAAATAAGCTCGGGTTTTGCGGCATAGGAGGCGATGCAACGGAGATTTTGTGCGGTAGAATTCAAGAGGGGTGTGAAAGAAGTGTTGTTTGGGGTGAAAAAGGTGTTGGAGAGTTGATTTGAAGAGTCTGTATTAGTGGAAAGACATTGATGAAAGCTATCTTGAATTGGGGTTGAAGCACAAAAGGAGGAGAGTGATGCTAGTAAGAGTAGAAGCGCAATGAGTCTTGAAAAATAAGTCATTTGAGTTTGTGAAGCTATGagaccatgtgtagtcataaagcccccaaaggggcgttatgcgccatgtggcatgccacgtcaccccggggctttatggggcttgaggccgtagtcataaagccctacctcatcataaccaaagtgtaaaatgcagggaccaaaggtGTAAAATGCAGGGGACCAAAGTGttttaatgcagggaccaaattgtaaaatgcagggaccaaagtggaaaATGGAGAACAAATCCCCTTCTTCCTCCTTCTTCCTCGCGCCGCTATGTCCTTCAcgcctttctttttttttttctcaaagcGCCCCGGGGGGCGGTGTAATCGGCGCCATACCGGCGCTATGTTCTTCTTCGCGCCCCATTACATGTGGCCTGAGAAGGATAGGGGTCATATTTATATGGAAAGGGCGTTGATCTTTGATGACCAATTATATACATGAGCTATTGCAAATGCCATAATTAAGAGGTTTGACGCatattttaattttgttttcATGAGAAATTATTAGGCCACTGGGAGTGGAGGATTGATCTTCCGTGATGGCCATTTTCCACGAGTGATACACCACCGCCACCATGTATAATGCGTGCAATATTCCACGCGTGGATTTTATCACGCCGTGGAAAATGGGTGTTGTGAGGGAATATGGGGGTTTATTTTTGGGTGTTGTGACTTGTGAGTGATAGGCAatgccactaaaaaaggttgtgagtgatggaaaaatggttgatgacatgacggaacttgattgagtgcttgtgagtgatgaaattctatcactagtgaccacccccaccccTTAGTGGGGTCATGAAATtaaaaatacatgtttttttAAACATTCCAAGGTTTGTGGTCATGCTGACTCCCCAAAACTTCAACTCTTTTTTTCCCGGAAAAATCCGACTCTTAAACTTTGGGAAAAAAGTTAAtaggttataaaaaaaaaagataaataaataaataaataaataaataaataaataacattcCAAATTTTGTGATCATATTGACTACCCAAAACTTCAACTTTTTTTCCGGAAAGAATCCGACTCTTAAATTTTGTAAAAAAGTTGGTGGGTTATCagtaaaattataaaaaaataatagtaTGATGGTAAATTTGTTCCGACTTAATAAACACCTTTTAGTGTATTATTTTTACCCGATTTATAAGAGTTGTTTGTTATTTAGATGCAAAAACAGTCCATTTTACTTTTGAATATTAAGTTCAATAGCTTACAACATgggttaaatataaaaaaatgtaagTCACAAACTTCTACATAATAATTACCACAcgattaaaaaatataataatattataatcttATACGTTTATAATTCATGAATTTTATCACACATGTTGAGGAAAATATAAACTATAATCTTATAAAAATGTGTAACACCGTGAATAAATTCAATAATATTATAATCTTATCACATGGTTCTATATTATTGATGGACATATCAATTGTTTCATTAATACTATTATAAATTTTCCGTGTGATAAAttcatttgttttttatttataaaatttgtgCGGCATTGGTATATTATcctatatctatatataattaaaaatttagttatataaactattttacaaccttcattaatgagactcttaaatacattctttcttcaaattaataaaattaatattataattgtaacaaattagacttaaaataaaattaaagataACGTAACTGAATTAATGGAATTAAAGGAATTTTAAAGGAATTAAAGGAATAAAAAACTTTAAACATTTACTTTAAAATATACGTGTGTTATAGAATTAAAGGAATTTTAAGAACAACTCTTCATCTCCTTTTGttagacttaaaataaaattaaagataACGTAACTGAATTAATGGAATTAAAGAAGAAATTAGAATTACAATAATTAAAGATAACATAACTGAAATAATAGAATTAAAGTAACTGAATTAATTGAATTAAAGGAGAAATTAGAATTACAATAATTAAAGATAACATAACCGAAATAATAGAATTAAAGGAATTTTAAGAACAACTCTTCATCTCCTTCCATCATTTGGTTGACCCCAAGTCTCAATATATTCTTCCCATTCGATTTGGTTAATCCAGGTCAGGTTTGGTTAACCGCTTAAAAAGCCAAACCAGTACTGCATAAGAAAAAAATATACTCAATTTGGCTAtttgagcaaaaaaaaaaaacaaataataaaaccTCCTTTGAGTCAAATATGCTAAAAAGCTGGATGAATCAAATATGTCTGGATCTCATCTCATCTCTTTTTATAGTTGGTTTCTTTTGCAATTATCCTAAACCCATTTCAACCGGATCAAATGGTTTGAAAATCCTCATAACCGACAAACcgaaatatattttttaatacgGAATTCACATTTATAgttatttataaatatttttaacagttataaatatttataaatatttttaaatatcGAATTCACATTTTTAATACCAAAAAAAGTAATGTCCTTTTTAATACCGAATTCacgtttataaatatttattgaaAACATAAAATGTAATTTAAATATTAGGTATGTACGTAGTCCGTGGCGAACCAAGCATATGTAAACGTTGGCCATTTTGGTTAACCTCAAATCAGGTTTGCATTAGAATGTAATATACACTTAGGATATGTCATTTTGGATAAGCACAATATTGGTTATCATTTTTTAATCAAATGGTTAAAGTTTATAGTTACGCTGGTAATATATGCAGAGTGCTGAATTCACCTGTCGTGTTGAAGTCAAACGCATACGCAATAGCCAAGATTGGTTCAGGCTGACATGTGGCGGTGGGAATTGCATGAAAGGTGTGTCGCGTAAAGACAATAATATGTGGTGTGATGGGTGCGAAAACCCCGTTGTCTTCCCCAGAGCAAGGTttgtttataaaaatgtttagTTGTCTTAATTTGTAGCCATTCTCATGCAGGCTTATAACTGAAAATAAAGTACAAACCTTGCACAGTTTCAGGGTAGAACTCGAGGTGTTTGACTCAACAGCCGAAGCTGTCGTTGTCTGCTTTGAAGACACCGCCCAACGCTTGACAAAGACCACTGCTCATAGTATACTCACAGCAGAGACTGGCCTATCACGCGTCTACAACCTTTATTCCACTGACATACAGGATAAGTTCACTCCGGTGATGGTAAGGAACGCTGATGGAAGCATTTCAACACTGCCCAGTTGTTTGCACTCTCTTGTGGGTAGCACTCAGACCCTCCAGCTTGATTCGTGTACATATTATGATCATGGCCATCTTGAATCCTTCAACTGCAAGAATGTCCTGCTACATGGAGATGGTTGTAAGCCCTTTGGTTCTTCCACACCTCCATCGATCCCCGCTAAAGACAAAGGGGTACTACCCATTCCGACACCAATTAAGCGCGTTGAACCGATCGTAAGGTATATATCGGCTTACACTTTATTCGTGCCCTGTTTAATAAACAATTTTAATTAAAGATGTGCTACTTACCTTTCTACTCGATCTGAAATGTTATTTACATACCTGGTATATGTTTACTATATTTTAAAATTATGAGGCTACCACAGTCGGAAACTTGAGTTCGTAAATATAAAAGTGCATTGTTCTACATTAAAAAATATAGCAATAAAAAAACTTGGTACTGCATCACTTCGAATGTGTCAAGACATATAAGGGGAGAAGTGggcttttaaaaaaaatcatcttGGTGTCGTTATAAATGGAAAGGCAACAAAAAAACTTTCAACTATAATTGATTGATTTCCATAAACAATGTAATTGTGCATATTTATTTTTGGATAACCGTCTACATAAATGTTTCGTGCTTTTCCTTCGCAGGCCTGCTTATGCAGATTCGGATTCAGAAGAAACAGTTGACAGTGACCCATATGAAAGGTATACCGTCTGCACTTAGTATTAGTAATGAAAACCCGTACTACTTTTCGATGCATATATACGTAAACATAGTATACCATATTTAATACTTTTCTTTTTGTTATTTCACTGCACTCAGTTGGCTGGTGATGGGATTGGGGATGACGGTGGCATGCGTTAGCTAACGTTTGGTCTATGTGTCATCCAATAAGATAGGAAGGCGTGCGAGAGTTTATGCGTTTTTCTTTTTTCTGTTTCATGTTTTTTCCTTGGAAGACATCTTTTTACACTTCTTTTTGGCCGGCAAGttttgcgtatgcctctaggcaattgaaaaaggtaattgcgtatgcctctaggcaattgaaaaagcacaaagagaattacacaactcatgacctagagttaggagccataatttttgcccttaaaatttggagacattatctgtatggaagtaagtttactatctatacggaccataagattttaaggtatatatttgggcaaaaagaattaaacatgaggcaacgaaggtggatggaaatcctaagtgattacgactgtgatattcaatatcacgaagggaaagtgaatgtagtcgcagacgccttaagtcgtaagtatcacgaaaagcaaaagcgagtccgtgctcttaggttaaatctacaattagatttaatggaacaattgaagaaaattcaggaaacggcaatcaaggacgatgccgaaggaatgaaaggttacctaaagaaattagaacaaggaaaagatggaatttggagattccacaagaaacgaatttgggtacctaagcaaggagaattaagaaataagattttagaagaatctcataaatctaggtatactgtacatccaggaaataataagatgtaccaagatttaagaaataatttttggtggataggaatgaaaaaggatatagccgaatacgtgtctaagtgtctaacctgttcacaagttaaagccgaacatcagaaaccttcaggactactacaacagttagaaatgcctgtatggaaatgggaactcataacaatggattttgttactaagttacccaaaaccagaaaaggtaatgatgctatttgggtaattgttgatcgattaaccaaatcagctcattttctaccaataaaggaaacctttagcatggaaaggttagccaagttgtatgtagatgaagtagtatccttacatggagtcccactctccattgtatcggatagagatagctgtttcacttcccgtttctggacaagtttccaggaaccaatgggaactcgacttaatttgagtactgcatatcatcctcaaacggacggacaaagtgaaaggacgatacaaaccctggaagacatgctccgagcatgtgtaattgactttggtggtaattgggatagccatttaccattaattgaattctcctataacaatagttatcattcgagcattgaagctgctccattcgaagcactgtatggacgcaagtgcagaactcccgtttgttgggcagagataggagaaagtcagttatcaggtccagagattgtacaagagactacagacaaaataactcaaatcaaggaaagattgaagacagc from Helianthus annuus cultivar XRQ/B chromosome 10, HanXRQr2.0-SUNRISE, whole genome shotgun sequence harbors:
- the LOC118482780 gene encoding uncharacterized protein LOC118482780, coding for MQSAEFTCRVEVKRIRNSQDWFRLTCGGGNCMKGVSRKDNNMWCDGCENPVVFPRASFRVELEVFDSTAEAVVVCFEDTAQRLTKTTAHSILTAETGLSRVYNLYSTDIQDKFTPVMVRNADGSISTLPSCLHSLVGSTQTLQLDSCTYYDHGHLESFNCKNVLLHGDGCKPFGSSTPPSIPAKDKGVLPIPTPIKRVEPIVRPAYADSDSEETVDSDPYESWLVMGLGMTVACVS